One Theropithecus gelada isolate Dixy chromosome 3, Tgel_1.0, whole genome shotgun sequence genomic window carries:
- the RPA3 gene encoding replication protein A 14 kDa subunit, giving the protein MVDMMELPRSRINVGMLAQFIDKPVCFVGRLEKIHPTGKMFILSDGEGKNGTIELMEPLDEEISGIMEVVGKVTTKATILCTSYVQFKEDNHPFDLGLYNEAVKIIHEFPQFYPLGIVQHD; this is encoded by the exons ATGGTGGACATGATGGAGTTACCGAGGTCGCGCATCAACGTCGGCATGCTAGCTCAGTTCATCGACAAGCCTGTCTGCTTCGTAGGGAGGCTGGAAAAG ATTCATCCCactggaaaaatgtttattctttcagatggagaaggaaaaaatggaaccATAGAGTTGATGGAACCC CTTGATGAAGAAATCTCTGGAATTATGGAAGTGGTTGGAAAAGTAACCACCAAGGCCACCATCTTGTGTACATCTTATGTCCAGTTTAAAGAAGATAACCATCCTTTTG atcTTGGACTTTACAATGAAGCTGTGAAAATTATCCATGAGTTCCCTCAGTTTTATCCTTTAGGGATTGTGCAACATGATTGA